A stretch of the Limnothrix sp. FACHB-406 genome encodes the following:
- the blaOXA gene encoding class D beta-lactamase gives MAVGSLVGFCCLSFPLPGLATTNEKPVDPSVTDQRFLPKLLIPKSQPQPVIERRVVPEFGQHFQDLKVEGSIIIYDPQKNQIYEHNPKRNQTPFSPASTFKILNSLISLDAQVIPDQDVRFTWDGIQRPFPGWNQDLNMREAFKVSAVWFYQILARRIGYERMKAGVIGANYGDRNIGDSANIDQFWLSGPLKITPEEQIQFLQRLYLNQLPFSERSISIVKDIMIMDQTAQYTVRAKTGWAMRSNPQIGWYVGYLEQNQQVYFFATNLELPEPAQATARKEITYRCLKTLGLL, from the coding sequence ATCGCGGTTGGTTCACTTGTGGGTTTCTGCTGTTTGAGTTTTCCCTTGCCTGGTTTAGCAACAACCAATGAAAAGCCAGTTGACCCGTCGGTAACCGATCAAAGATTTCTACCAAAATTATTGATCCCAAAATCGCAACCACAACCTGTGATTGAGCGGCGAGTGGTTCCTGAATTCGGTCAACATTTTCAAGATCTGAAGGTTGAAGGCTCCATTATTATTTACGATCCCCAGAAAAATCAAATTTATGAACATAACCCAAAGCGCAACCAAACGCCGTTTTCTCCCGCTTCCACTTTTAAGATTTTGAATTCGCTGATTTCTCTCGATGCCCAAGTGATTCCCGATCAGGATGTGCGGTTCACTTGGGATGGCATTCAGCGCCCCTTTCCCGGTTGGAACCAAGATTTGAACATGCGCGAGGCCTTCAAGGTTTCAGCCGTCTGGTTCTACCAAATTTTGGCTCGGCGTATCGGCTATGAACGCATGAAAGCCGGGGTAATTGGGGCAAATTACGGCGATCGCAACATTGGCGATTCTGCCAATATTGATCAATTTTGGCTATCGGGCCCGCTCAAAATCACGCCCGAAGAACAAATTCAGTTTCTTCAGCGTCTTTATTTGAACCAGTTGCCTTTTTCTGAACGCTCGATCTCGATCGTGAAAGACATCATGATTATGGATCAAACGGCGCAATATACCGTCAGGGCGAAAACGGGCTGGGCCATGCGCTCAAACCCCCAAATTGGCTGGTATGTGGGCTATTTAGAGCAAAATCAGCAGGTCTATTTCTTTGCCACAAACTTGGAACTTCCGGAGCCAGCCCAAGCAACTGCTCGCAAGGAAATTACCTACCGCTGCCTTAAAACATTGGGGCTGCTGTAG
- a CDS encoding DUF192 domain-containing protein, giving the protein MTLRSPDQPDLPDLFVAVAHKMARSLLVLGAIGLMACAPLEASTPEPGGQQLPIQARTLIGTQEILLEVARTPEQQEIGLMFRRDLPPDRGMLFPFEQSRMARFWMKNTLIPLDMVFLREGRVVAIEVNVPPCREDPCPSYGPSLWVDAVLELPAGRSAQLGLKVGDRLTITPAPPAKP; this is encoded by the coding sequence ATGACCCTGCGATCGCCCGATCAACCGGATTTGCCAGATCTATTTGTTGCAGTGGCTCACAAAATGGCGCGATCGCTCCTGGTGTTGGGGGCGATCGGCTTGATGGCCTGTGCGCCTTTGGAGGCGAGCACACCGGAGCCAGGCGGGCAGCAGTTGCCGATTCAAGCGCGCACCCTGATCGGGACTCAGGAGATTTTGCTGGAGGTGGCCCGCACGCCGGAGCAACAGGAAATTGGCCTGATGTTTCGGCGCGATTTGCCACCCGATCGGGGGATGTTGTTTCCCTTTGAGCAATCGCGGATGGCGCGGTTTTGGATGAAAAACACGCTGATTCCGTTGGATATGGTCTTTTTGCGGGAGGGGCGCGTGGTGGCGATCGAGGTGAATGTGCCGCCATGCCGTGAAGATCCCTGCCCGAGTTATGGCCCGAGTTTGTGGGTGGATGCGGTGTTGGAATTACCAGCGGGGCGATCGGCTCAGTTAGGTCTCAAGGTGGGCGATCGGCTCACCATCACCCCCGCCCCACCCGCCAAACCTTAA
- a CDS encoding nucleotidyltransferase family protein produces MKLRNIDVAREQLSDICQQWHISKLSLFGSVLRDDFTPASDVDVLVEFEPGFTPGFLKLHQLQEELSACLDNRPIDLVTFKSLNPRIRDHVLETSEVCYVAQK; encoded by the coding sequence ATGAAGCTCAGGAATATTGATGTTGCACGTGAACAGCTTTCGGATATTTGTCAGCAGTGGCATATTTCTAAGCTGTCACTGTTTGGTTCAGTGCTGCGCGATGACTTCACCCCAGCCAGCGACGTTGATGTTTTAGTCGAGTTTGAACCTGGTTTCACTCCAGGCTTTCTAAAACTCCATCAACTCCAAGAAGAACTATCCGCCTGTTTAGACAACCGCCCAATTGATTTAGTCACCTTCAAATCGCTAAATCCCAGAATTCGCGACCATGTTCTAGAAACTTCTGAGGTCTGTTATGTCGCCCAAAAATGA
- a CDS encoding TM0106 family RecB-like putative nuclease: MLLTADDLLFFQRCPRRVFLDFYGDPRRRAPTAGFIQKLHDESDRHKRDAAQQIAEKLELELVRPQFRRGDRDAGAAATLALMEAGAGLIVGGLLRVEEIPGVELVGHPDLLVKRPGQSAFGDWIYEPVDIRLGKKPKLEYQLVAALHADLLTMIQGAAPAKAGVVLRGRSPHWVDLRTRLKQVQDLLANLIDTLMEDDREPDLFISRNRCSLCHWVGDCTDRARQAKHLSLIPGVTPARYRVLERLKIETIEQLAATPLDRLQEFPEFDGAAEAVLVQTRATLTQQPIALARREAWSPDRLPAAPVELYFDIEAEPDLSLDYLLGVLVVDRSQPEPTFHRFLAETPEDEQRVWDDFLALVDRYPTAPIFHFCEYERDASKRLAKLYGCASQRLERLLDRFVDVHAWVTQTVVLPVEGYALKQIAGYLGFGWRDSTANGSQAVYWYDRWLKTGDRSYLEAIVTYNEDDCLATYRVKHWLEQFHQQQLATQSELAKAGRG, from the coding sequence ATGCTGCTAACCGCTGACGACCTACTCTTTTTTCAGCGCTGCCCCCGGCGCGTCTTTTTGGATTTCTATGGCGATCCCCGTCGGCGCGCCCCCACGGCCGGTTTTATCCAAAAACTCCACGACGAGAGCGATCGCCACAAGCGCGATGCGGCCCAGCAAATTGCCGAGAAGCTGGAACTGGAGCTAGTGCGGCCGCAGTTTCGCCGGGGCGATCGGGATGCGGGCGCGGCGGCTACTTTGGCCCTGATGGAAGCGGGGGCGGGGTTGATCGTCGGGGGGCTGCTGCGGGTGGAGGAAATCCCCGGCGTGGAGCTGGTGGGCCATCCCGATTTGTTGGTGAAACGGCCGGGCCAGTCGGCCTTTGGCGATTGGATCTATGAGCCGGTGGATATCCGGTTGGGCAAGAAGCCAAAGCTGGAATATCAGCTCGTGGCGGCGCTCCACGCGGATTTGTTGACAATGATTCAGGGGGCGGCTCCGGCTAAGGCGGGGGTGGTGTTGCGCGGTCGATCGCCCCATTGGGTGGACTTGCGGACGCGGCTGAAGCAGGTGCAAGACTTGCTGGCGAACCTAATCGACACACTGATGGAGGACGATCGGGAGCCGGATCTGTTCATTTCTCGCAACCGCTGTTCCCTCTGCCATTGGGTGGGCGACTGCACCGATCGAGCGCGGCAAGCCAAGCACCTGTCGCTGATCCCCGGCGTGACTCCTGCCCGCTACCGGGTGTTGGAGCGGCTAAAAATTGAGACGATCGAACAGTTGGCGGCCACACCGCTCGATCGGCTCCAGGAGTTTCCCGAATTTGACGGCGCGGCGGAGGCGGTGTTGGTGCAAACCCGCGCCACCTTGACCCAACAGCCGATCGCCCTGGCCCGCCGCGAGGCCTGGTCGCCCGATCGCCTGCCGGCCGCTCCGGTGGAACTCTATTTCGACATCGAAGCGGAGCCGGATCTTTCGCTGGATTACCTGCTGGGCGTGTTGGTGGTGGATCGATCGCAGCCGGAGCCGACGTTTCACCGCTTCCTGGCGGAAACCCCCGAGGATGAGCAGCGGGTTTGGGATGACTTTTTGGCGCTGGTCGATCGCTACCCCACCGCGCCGATTTTCCACTTTTGTGAGTATGAGCGGGATGCCAGCAAGCGCCTGGCCAAGCTCTATGGTTGCGCCAGTCAGCGGCTAGAGCGTCTGCTCGATCGGTTTGTGGATGTCCATGCTTGGGTGACGCAAACGGTGGTGTTGCCGGTGGAAGGCTATGCCCTGAAGCAAATCGCTGGGTATTTGGGGTTTGGGTGGCGAGACAGCACGGCCAATGGTTCCCAGGCGGTCTATTGGTACGATCGATGGCTGAAAACGGGCGATCGCTCCTATCTAGAGGCGATCGTTACCTACAACGAGGACGATTGTTTGGCCACCTACCGGGTCAAACATTGGCTCGAACAGTTCCATCAACAGCAATTAGCAACGCAATCAGAACTTGCTAAGGCTGGTCGAGGTTGA
- a CDS encoding YcjF family protein, with translation MVAPGNFNLESLVEAALQEALRERGHVNILIAGRTGVGKSTLINSVFQGNFATTGQGRPVTQNTREIKKEGIPISIFDTRGLEMADFTETLQSLKVFISERSRSADANQYVHAAWVCIAEDSRRVEPAEEELVKMLSDRNIPTIVVITKARSDNGFRAEVLQILTLVGLVGNAVRVRAIEEVLDEGITLSPMGLNDLVQATMQVVPDGLKRAFAAAQKVDIDLKKTRSHLIVGSAAASAAGIAAAPIPFSDAVAIIPIQVGMLAGVSATFGLSIDKSLLSTIVGSIVAGSGGTLAGRAIVSNFLKFIPGAGSVAGGTIAAATAGALTVAIGEAYIAVLDMLFLNNNGEPPTTEAVAEAFREKCSKLVIR, from the coding sequence ATGGTAGCTCCAGGAAATTTCAATCTTGAATCTTTAGTGGAAGCCGCCCTACAAGAAGCCTTAAGGGAACGCGGTCATGTCAATATACTAATTGCCGGACGTACTGGCGTTGGAAAAAGTACATTGATTAATTCAGTGTTTCAAGGCAACTTTGCTACCACTGGGCAAGGTCGTCCTGTTACACAGAATACGCGAGAAATTAAGAAAGAAGGAATACCGATTTCCATCTTCGACACTCGCGGTCTAGAGATGGCAGATTTCACAGAAACATTACAATCTCTCAAAGTTTTTATCAGTGAGCGATCACGAAGTGCCGATGCAAATCAATATGTTCATGCAGCCTGGGTCTGTATAGCCGAGGATTCCCGACGTGTTGAGCCAGCCGAAGAAGAGTTGGTGAAAATGCTGTCAGATCGCAATATACCTACTATTGTTGTCATCACGAAAGCAAGATCCGATAATGGTTTTCGTGCTGAAGTTTTACAGATATTGACACTTGTAGGTCTCGTGGGTAATGCTGTTCGAGTCCGAGCGATCGAGGAAGTTTTGGATGAAGGTATAACTCTTTCTCCAATGGGTCTTAATGATCTTGTGCAAGCCACAATGCAAGTGGTTCCAGATGGATTGAAAAGAGCCTTTGCAGCAGCGCAAAAGGTAGATATTGATCTAAAAAAAACACGATCACATCTGATAGTTGGGTCGGCAGCAGCTAGCGCAGCGGGTATAGCTGCCGCACCGATACCCTTTTCCGATGCTGTTGCAATCATCCCTATACAGGTTGGTATGCTCGCTGGGGTTTCAGCTACTTTTGGACTATCAATTGATAAAAGTTTACTGAGTACAATTGTAGGTAGTATTGTTGCTGGATCCGGCGGTACGCTTGCAGGTCGAGCCATTGTGTCTAATTTTCTTAAATTTATTCCTGGGGCAGGCTCTGTGGCAGGTGGAACAATTGCCGCAGCTACAGCAGGAGCACTTACTGTAGCAATTGGTGAAGCCTATATTGCTGTTTTGGATATGCTTTTTCTAAATAATAATGGTGAACCTCCTACTACTGAAGCAGTAGCTGAGGCCTTTAGAGAAAAATGCTCAAAACTTGTTATTAGATAG
- a CDS encoding ABC transporter ATP-binding protein, protein MAMNWAIETRGLSKQFDRKLAVNQVDLKISPGEVYGLIGPNGAGKTTLIRMLAAVEEPTLGKILIDGEYLTGESLSGEDPNRRSRRAKLKQRIGFLPDDFPVYEDLTVWDYLDYFGRLYGLRRSHLRQRLYEVLDLVQLLPKRDSPIATLSRGMKQRLSLARTIIHEPILLLLDEPVSGLDPIARLEFRNLMRILQGAGMTVLISSHVLSDLAELCTAIGVMELGRLVASAPLEALYAQFARHTLVITALDRLNDLQTILRTDPRAIAWECHPTTGRITVDFQGDETDCADLLGEMVRAQIPIVEFRRDRESLEQIFLKLGHQQAS, encoded by the coding sequence CTGGCCATGAACTGGGCAATTGAAACCCGTGGTTTAAGTAAACAGTTCGATCGCAAGCTGGCCGTCAATCAGGTGGATCTGAAAATTTCCCCTGGGGAAGTTTATGGGCTAATTGGCCCCAACGGAGCAGGCAAAACCACCCTGATTCGGATGTTGGCGGCCGTGGAGGAACCAACCCTTGGAAAAATTTTGATTGATGGTGAATATTTAACTGGTGAATCCCTCAGCGGTGAAGATCCCAATCGGCGCAGTCGGCGGGCAAAACTGAAACAGCGAATTGGCTTTTTACCGGACGATTTCCCGGTCTATGAAGATCTGACCGTTTGGGATTATTTAGACTATTTTGGGCGGCTCTATGGCCTGCGGCGATCGCACTTGCGGCAGCGGCTTTATGAGGTGCTGGATTTGGTGCAACTGTTGCCGAAGCGCGATAGCCCGATCGCCACCCTCTCGCGCGGCATGAAACAACGGTTGAGCCTAGCTCGCACTATCATTCACGAGCCGATTTTGCTCCTGTTGGATGAACCCGTTTCCGGCCTTGATCCGATCGCCCGTTTGGAATTTCGCAACCTGATGCGGATTCTGCAAGGGGCTGGCATGACCGTGCTGATTTCCTCCCATGTGCTCAGCGACTTGGCGGAACTTTGCACCGCGATCGGGGTGATGGAACTGGGGCGGTTGGTGGCCAGCGCACCTCTGGAAGCCCTTTACGCCCAATTTGCCCGCCACACCCTGGTGATCACAGCCCTCGATCGGCTCAATGATTTGCAAACGATCCTGAGAACCGACCCCAGGGCGATCGCCTGGGAATGTCATCCCACCACCGGCCGCATTACTGTGGACTTTCAGGGTGATGAAACCGACTGTGCCGACCTGCTCGGGGAAATGGTGCGGGCCCAAATTCCGATTGTGGAATTCCGGCGCGATCGAGAAAGCCTGGAGCAAATTTTCTTGAAACTGGGACACCAACAAGCCTCATGA
- a CDS encoding DUF86 domain-containing protein translates to MSPKNDYVYIGHMIDNANKAISFIAGLSRSDFDQDEQLRLAVTHLLQIVGEAARRVSVEFREAHPEIPWKAIVGMRSKVVHDYFSVDDDVIWDTIKNDLPALVKQLETL, encoded by the coding sequence ATGTCGCCCAAAAATGATTATGTCTACATTGGGCACATGATCGATAATGCCAACAAAGCAATCAGCTTTATTGCGGGATTAAGTCGTTCAGACTTTGATCAAGACGAGCAACTACGATTAGCCGTCACACATCTATTGCAGATCGTTGGCGAAGCTGCCCGAAGAGTGTCTGTAGAGTTTCGAGAAGCTCATCCAGAGATTCCTTGGAAAGCGATTGTTGGGATGAGAAGTAAGGTGGTTCATGACTACTTCAGCGTAGATGATGATGTAATTTGGGACACCATTAAGAACGATCTACCTGCTTTAGTCAAACAGTTAGAGACGTTATAA
- the purQ gene encoding phosphoribosylformylglycinamidine synthase subunit PurQ, producing the protein MKVGVIVFPGSNCDRDMQWVFQGLLGLPTRMVWHQDSDLSDLDAIVIPGGFSYGDYLRCGAIARFSPAMRSVIEAAEQGKPVLGVCNGFQILTEAGLLPGALIRNENLHFVCDRVPVKVERSARLWTEGYAAGQVLNLPIAHGEGRYYADPDTLQQIEDKGQVLFRYAGRNPNGSWNQIAGICNDRGNVLGMMPHPERAADAALGSTDGLALFQTMTAALVSV; encoded by the coding sequence ATGAAAGTTGGCGTTATCGTTTTTCCGGGTTCCAATTGCGATCGGGATATGCAGTGGGTGTTTCAGGGGCTATTGGGCCTGCCCACGCGCATGGTTTGGCACCAAGACAGCGACCTCAGCGATCTTGATGCAATTGTGATTCCTGGCGGCTTCAGCTATGGCGACTATCTGCGTTGCGGGGCGATCGCCCGGTTCTCGCCGGCCATGCGATCGGTGATCGAAGCGGCCGAGCAGGGCAAGCCGGTGCTGGGGGTTTGCAATGGGTTCCAAATCCTGACGGAGGCGGGGCTGCTGCCGGGGGCGCTGATCCGCAATGAGAATTTGCACTTTGTGTGCGATCGGGTGCCGGTGAAGGTGGAACGCAGCGCCCGCCTGTGGACGGAGGGCTACGCGGCGGGGCAAGTGCTGAACCTGCCGATCGCCCACGGGGAGGGTCGCTACTACGCCGATCCGGACACGCTGCAGCAAATTGAGGACAAGGGCCAAGTGCTGTTCCGCTACGCAGGGCGAAATCCCAACGGCTCTTGGAACCAGATCGCGGGCATCTGCAACGATCGGGGCAATGTGTTGGGGATGATGCCCCACCCGGAACGGGCGGCCGATGCAGCGTTGGGCAGTACGGACGGGTTGGCGCTGTTCCAAACCATGACGGCGGCGTTAGTGAGTGTCTAG
- a CDS encoding cob(I)yrinic acid a,c-diamide adenosyltransferase → MSDHHPSLETETTPAEKPDRLQKIKAAKDAARDNRAGNERGLYLLFTGLGKGKTSSAMNLVYRHLAHDLPVAVVQFVKNNEAFPDGDRLLLTRLQNLGFPVQMHTMGGGFTWETQDPDRDRAMAAAAWEQALIYIQDPQIFLVVLDELHIALKHQQLALEPVQAGIQNRPPHCHVASTGRYAPQGLIEMADLVTEMNRIKHPIAQGIPAQQGIEF, encoded by the coding sequence ATGAGTGATCATCACCCCAGTTTAGAAACTGAGACAACGCCAGCGGAAAAGCCCGATCGCCTGCAAAAAATTAAGGCCGCCAAGGATGCAGCCCGCGACAATCGAGCTGGAAATGAACGGGGATTATATTTGCTATTCACCGGGTTGGGCAAAGGCAAAACCAGCAGCGCCATGAACCTGGTCTATCGCCATTTAGCCCATGATTTGCCCGTGGCGGTGGTGCAATTTGTGAAAAATAACGAGGCGTTTCCCGATGGCGATCGCCTGTTGCTCACCCGGTTGCAAAACTTGGGATTTCCGGTGCAAATGCACACCATGGGCGGCGGGTTCACCTGGGAAACCCAGGATCCCGATCGAGATCGGGCCATGGCGGCGGCTGCCTGGGAACAGGCCCTGATCTACATCCAAGATCCGCAAATTTTCCTTGTGGTGCTCGATGAGTTGCACATTGCCCTCAAGCATCAGCAACTGGCCCTGGAACCGGTGCAAGCGGGAATTCAAAACCGGCCGCCCCATTGCCACGTGGCGAGCACGGGTCGCTATGCTCCTCAGGGGTTAATTGAAATGGCGGATTTGGTGACTGAAATGAACCGCATCAAACACCCGATCGCCCAGGGAATTCCTGCCCAGCAGGGTATTGAGTTTTAG